The following is a genomic window from Neomonachus schauinslandi chromosome 15, ASM220157v2, whole genome shotgun sequence.
ACTGCAGGGTCACCAGTCAGTCAGCTGAGTGGTAAGAGCCTGAAATCTTCTCTGGAAAAAGGTGGCATAAAAGTGaacacaaggggcacctgggtggctcagtcgttaggcatctgccttcggctcaggtcatgatcccagggtcctgggatcgagtcctgcattgggctccctgctccgcgggaagcctgcttctccctctcccactccccctgcttgtgttccctctctcgctgtgtctctgtcaaataaataaataaaatcttaaaaaaaaaagtgaacacaaGAGTAGGGTGTGCTCTTGGCAATCCAATTCACATCAAACTAAGGGTGAATCTCGGCccgcctcctccccctctcccagaaCACTTTTTTGCAGCCCCAGAAACCTGCCGGCCCAGGACTTGGTCCTCAAGCTCCACAAGAGCCTCTCGCCACTCCCTTCCAGGAAGCCAAGTCAGACCAGGATGGAAGGTCCTTACCCACTGCTTCACAAACCCAAACTAGGAGCTCCCGTTTGTCCGGGAGCGCTGactctgggccaggcaccatTCTGAGACCTCTGTGTAtgttaactcacttaatcctcacagtgGATTCTGTCAGGCAATCCGGAGAACAGCAAGCAGGATCCCAACTGCAATCACAGCGACACGAGGGCAAACCTGGGAGCAGATCTGCGAGACACAGTGCTGTTCTCCTGCAGGGTCAAAGCGTCAGGGTTGGGGGGTCTTCAGCGTGTCCGCGTGGTCGGGAAAGTGGGCCCTAGGAAGTGGAGCCCAGGCCAAGGGCAACTGGAGCTCAAGGTTCTGGACGAGCCTAATGTTACAGGGTTATAACAGCTTTTAGGGAACAACTGTCATCGGTGTCAGGCAGGCCCTCCTTTTACCACATAAGCAGTGGACTGGGCCTGATCCCTCTGAGAGAGAACAGTCCCCTAACCACACCGCTTAGCAAGGTGCCCCAAATCTGAGAAAACCCTGTCTAAACCCACTTCCGCTCCTGCAAAGACGGCCAAAGCTCGGCCTGTGGGACTCCCTGCCATCACCCCAGGCAGAGCTGAGCAAGCAGGCAAGGCGCTCCTCTGGAAGGGCAGGAGCAAAAGAACTTTTGAGGCCTGAACCCAGCCCGCCACGGTCGCATGGTCCACGGGGCtcgtcccccaccccagctcggGGTCTGGAAGCGAGAGCGCCGGCCCGTGTAGCAGCTGGCGATTGGGCAGGGTCTCGGAGCGGGGAGGGCGGCCTGCCTCGGTGAGCCGATGGCGGCTGCCAGGGGTGGGCCAGAAGGCCAGCGGGGCCAGCAGCTGAACAGGTGGGGCAGGAGGCAGCCGCCACCCTCCAGAGGGACGGGGACTAAGCGACCCAGACAGCTCCCAAGGCCAAGCGGCCCACCCGGTCCCCTGTACGTCCTCCGATGCTAAGGACACTTTTACCTCGACATTCTACaccagtatttttccttttccaattccTAGACTAATTTCAGCCCCCAGTACCTCCAAAAGGAGGTGAACAGGCAAAGACTGGGGGGAAGCGATGGGCTGACATTAATTGATAGGAACGGCTTCGAGCAGTTCATGCTGccttatctctctctcctttggatAGCGTGTGTCCGCCGGAGTCCGCGGGGTCGGTGATTAATAGGGGCCATCACTCACTGTCCAGGGCAGCTGAaaggcagcagggagggggcggCCCTCCCCAGAACTGAGATAACAAGCAGCAGGAATAATGAGTGGTGTCACTCcacttttcattttgatggaaAGTCATTACAGGAGTCAATGCCAGCGACAAAGAGCCATGAATCAACTGCTCTGCTATGAAATTAAAATCGAATTGCCGGccacccccaacccctacccTTCCTGGGAAACGGGGATGGGTAGGTGGCTTGGGAGAGGGGTGCTatcccggggaggggggggctctACCCAATCACCACGCAGGCAGTTATGGGCAGGAAGTGGACAGGTGGCTAGTGAAGGTGACAAGTCCTGTCTCCACCTTGTTTATCAGACCCTTCCTCCCCAAACCacattttccctctgcctggaggtAAGCTGTGATTAAAAGGAAACTACAGCTTTGCTGGCTCCTACAAGGCTGCCACTTGACTGGTCCCCTTGGGCTTCTGGCCTGAGTGGGGCTGTCTCGCCTGGCCACGGAGGGAAAGGGGCCCAGCCGACTCAGCTACCCCAGAACCCCTTGCTGAACCACTTGTACTCAACTGGGGCCCTCCCTGTCACCAGAAGCAAAGGGGGGACGTCCCTACCCTGGGGCTCCATAGGAACAGCCAATGGCCTTGGGAACCCACTGGATCAAGAACCCCCGGCCAACAGGCGCACAGCCTTGACTCAAGGCCCCGAGAAACAGAAACTGTCAGTAGTGAAGCAaaagtctcttccttttttattaagttcaactAGATGATGAGAAGGGCCAGAAACTGTGGTTCCAGGCTGACGGGCCACAGGGCCAACCAAGACAGCTCCTTGCCAGAGAGTAAGCGACTGCCAAGGCCACCATCTAGGGATGCTGGCTCCCTCCTGTGGCTTTCCATCCTCCGATCGCCTGGTCTCTGGCCAGGAAGGGCCCTGCCACATCAGCCCTGacttcccaccctccttcctgaAGGCTGGGAAGACGGGCAGGTAGAAACGTGGAGAATGTCATAGAGAGGTTCCCATCAGGTTCACGGGGCGCCCATTGTACCTCTTGGAAATGTCAGCTTCAATCTGAAAGACAGTGACACCCCACGGGCAGGAAGCAGAGAGGCAAAGGTGCCTCGTTCTGTAAGACGGGGGGCCCTCCCCCTCGGCAGGTCTGCCTTTCCCGTCTCACCAGCGTCTGCAGCTCCTTGGTCTTCTCCAGCAGCAGATCTAGCTTGGGCTCCAGGGCCGCCTGCTCCTGAAGGgcctccttctgcttctgcacCATCAGCTctttcttcaaagccagcagctggGCCTGCTTCAGCTTCTGCTGCAGGAACTCAGTCACGCGGTCCACATACCTGCGCGGGGCGCTCAGGTAAGTGCGTGATGCAACGGAGCCACCTGCGCATGCCCGCTCAGCTGCTGGGAAAGGGGAGGCTCAGGAAACCCAATCCCTAACTGGCCTCTCGGCCTCCACACCCTGTGCGCCCTCTCTGCAAGGCACATGGCTCCCAGTCCCCCGTCCTGCTTGGGAAGCAGAGGCTGCCTGCACACCTCAAACCACCTCGTCCTGCCCCAAGAGAACCCTTGACCCCAGCTGCGACAGAGCTGCtagggaaggcagagaagagctCCGAGGGGTTGTGCAGAAGGGGAACACAAGGAGTCCGGGCTGCTCAAGGTGGCGGCACCCCACTTCACGTCAACGGGAAGGCCAGACCTTGGGGAGGCCAGGATCATAAACAGGTGCTGCATTCGAAGACTGGCAAGCCGGCCGATCAGATCCTGCAGTGCCGACACCATGGTGAGCATCTTCTCTTTGGTCTGGCCCTGCAGGATGGCTGGAGCCAGCTGGAACTGGCTCATGGACAAGATGTCCGCCTCCTCACTCATCTCCACGGCTCTCTGGGACAAGAAGATCTCGAGCTGAGGGCACAAGAGGATCTGGTTGAAACCAAGAAGAGAATTTGGAGGCCAAGCCCTCAGACTGCTCAGAATGTAAGAATGAGAGGTGAGGGTTGGACTCCGGGTGATGAGAGATTATTTCCTCTGAATACTTTAACTGCGAGAAACTTACCAACTATAACGTGAGCCTGAAGCAGCCTCTACTGCCACTCTTCTTGTCCCCTCCTGCCACctcaggcccccacccccagccctcgatacctctccttcctccctacGTGTGGCTCAGATAACTAAGAACACTGAAATTCGACGGGTTCTCTCTGCCCCAGTGAAGGTATTTTCTGTGAGAGGAATAAGATTCAGGGAACAGGAACCCATGTTTAAGAAGCCCGGGATTAAGAAAGGGCTAGAAGAATCTGGGAACCAGCCACACATCTTGTCATTCTTATTCTACCAGAGAAACGTGATCCCTTTGTCCTCCTCTGCCCTGGATGCTAAGAGGGGCCTCCCTgggcaaaaagagaaaggaacaggtGAGGACTATAAACTGCACGAGGCCCTCACCAGCCAGCAGGCCACTGGGAAGGGAACAGACGGAGATGAACACAAATGGGAAGGGTCCTCCCAGAGGATGAAGGTACCTCCATGAGCTCATCAATGAACTGATTCCGGGTCTCAGGATATTCAAGAAGTGTCAGGGCATCTGGGCCCCTAGCAACACCTTCCGGAGCTGCCGGGAAGAGAGATGGAAAAGTGATAAAGTTGCTGGAGACCAGAGAAAAAGACCCTCAAGTTTGAGAGGTTCTGGTGGGTTAATCTGGATGCAAACTCAATGCACTAAAGCTACTTGCTGTCTCATCCCAGGGGGTCTGGGGGGAAGGGTCACCCTCTCCCATACGTCCAGCCCAAATCAGACACTAGGACCAACGGCCAGTCTGGGAGGACCACAGAGCTGGCTTCAGAGCCTGAAAAGGCCCCCTCTGCTCCGGCGGGGCCACCAAGTTTCATCCTGCACCGCCCTCTAGCGGCTCAGATCGCTGCTACATCCTCCCCGCTGCTGGGCAGGGGGGTCAGGTCAGACCTGGAACCTCCCACCAGAAAAGATGACCCATATTCGCTACCCCAAAAGTTGAGAGCTTCTAGACTTAGCTTTAAAAACTTCTCTCCGTCCCCGTACTCTCACATCATCAACACGATTTTGAGAAAACAGTTAGATGTGCGAGCCACCCACTCTCAGCAGTGCACTGTTTCTGGGGACACAGGGACCTCTGAGCCCCCACTTCTGCCAGGGCTCCAGGGAGGGTGTGCTTACCCTGGGTTCCGGCTTCCAGCACCGTGATCTGCAAAGCAGCATCGTCTCCCCAGTCTATCCCATCACCCCCAGCTTCCTGGGTGGAAAGCAAAGAACCCCAGCAGGGTTGCAAGATTCTTCCCCAGCAAAAGGAGCCGGCATAAACCAAAGCCCTTGATAAGTTCAATGCCTGCACATTTCAACTGTATGAAGGACGTGCCGCCCTGACGTTGGCAGCAAAGATGGCGGTGGGGGCCACGTGTGCCGCTACCCTCATCCCTGTTTGGAGAGTTCCCACCGGTCTATCCCCCCACACCTTGCCCCCAGATACCGGGAGAAAAAGGGTCAAACCTCTGATATGTCCCTGTGGAAGCTCTGCGTCCCCTTGGACTATACCTGGTCTGAGGGCTATGGACTTCGAGTAATGTCCTTAAAGACAGACACCACTTCTCTTAACCCCAAAGCAGAGATCACAGAAAGTCCTCAGAGAGAAGGGCTTCCTAACCTTTGAGTCCGATTCCAAGGAGATGCCCCAGTCGATTCCAGCAGCCTGGGCAGAGATGACAGAGTCAACCCCTTCAGAAGCCACCTCCACTCCAAAGTCGCCCCAGTCAAtctaggaggggaaaaaagtgttAGCGCAAAGAAAGTGTGTGAAAGAAAAGGGGCGCGCCTCCCCGGAGGCCTCAGCTGCCGCTCTAGGGGGCACCAGCACACTGTTTAAATGCAATGGCCTCCTGACGCCCCAAAGGACAACCCATCTTCAGAGAGTTCACGGGACTGAAGGATTCCTAGTTCAAAGCCAACTAGCTGTGCCGAGGCTCTTCAAGGTTAATCTATACTCTGGCCTCAAGAAGCCCggaaaaataaaggaggaggGCCTTCTGGGCCCTTCCAGCTCTAGTCTCTCACCCGAATCCTTCTTTCTACCTTCTGGGACTCTGAACTCAGGCGGACGGGGGAGCGGTGTGCGAGGGATGAGGAAGCTGCTCTCGCCAGGCTTGTCTTACCGCGTCTTCTTCCACCTGCTCAGGCGGCTCCTCGAGGTGTGGCCGCTCCACGACGGAGGGCTCTGTCCCCGTCCTCCACTCGTACACCGTGCAGTTCCCCCGCCTCTGCACGTACCGCAGCATTGGCAACACCTGCTCTTCGGGGCTGCAACAGAGCACCGGGCTGACCCTCCCGCCGCGCCCGCAGGAAGCCCACGCCCTCCGGGCAGATGGCCAAGGCTCCCGCAGGCTCACCCGTGCGAACTCAAACTCAAATGGGATGCGGGAAAAATACAAGCGGAGAAGACTGAACAGCCAAGGAACAGAGGTCAGccgtcccctcccctctggagaGACACTGAGGTCCTTTACCTCTCACACACAAAGCCCACACAGGCCTGGTACAGGTCGATGGCTTGGCCCAGGCCCTGAGCCCCCGCTCCGATCTCAGCCAGCTGACTCGGCAGGTCCTTCACCAGGGCCAGCAGCTCTCTTCGGA
Proteins encoded in this region:
- the CDK5RAP3 gene encoding CDK5 regulatory subunit-associated protein 3 produces the protein MQDHQHVPIDIQTSKLLDWLVDRRHCNLKWQSLVLTIREKINAAIQDMPESEEIAQLLSGSYIHYFHCLRIVDLLKGTEASTKNIFGRYSSQRMKDWQEIVALYEKDNTYLVELSSLLVRNVSYEIPSLKKQIAKCQQLQQEYSRREEEGQAGAAEMRERFYHSCKQYGVTGDNIRRELLALVKDLPSQLAEIGAGAQGLGQAIDLYQACVGFVCESPEEQVLPMLRYVQRRGNCTVYEWRTGTEPSVVERPHLEEPPEQVEEDAIDWGDFGVEVASEGVDSVISAQAAGIDWGISLESDSKEAGGDGIDWGDDAALQITVLEAGTQAPEGVARGPDALTLLEYPETRNQFIDELMELEIFLSQRAVEMSEEADILSMSQFQLAPAILQGQTKEKMLTMVSALQDLIGRLASLRMQHLFMILASPRYVDRVTEFLQQKLKQAQLLALKKELMVQKQKEALQEQAALEPKLDLLLEKTKELQTLIEADISKRYNGRPVNLMGTSL